The Phycodurus eques isolate BA_2022a chromosome 8, UOR_Pequ_1.1, whole genome shotgun sequence nucleotide sequence TTCTACGGGAGAGGATATAGTCCTTACTTCCAGCAGGTCAGCGTGATCCCACGCTGTGTGTAGTATCATTTAAAAGAGACatattttgcttgttttttttcataatttaataAAGTTCCCAGGTGTTCACTTGTctgtgacatccatccatcatttaccgcttatcctcacgagggtcgcgggcgtgctggagcctatcccagctatcttcgggcaatgTCTGTGACATACTTTTATCAAATTAGTAATAGTGGACTATACACATATTTCTTGTCTCGctgaaattaaatatataaaaatatttaaaacgttttattttaatgttactcGTTTACCATAATTTTCAAAttcataattatatttaaaaaatgaacaaactaacactaaattaattttaataaaatattatttcatgatttattttccaaagtcacaGGGAGCCACAACAGAAGGATGAAAAAGCCACACGTGGCTCCGGAGCCACGGGTTGCCGACCCAtgccttaacccaatagagcatgtatTTCACCTCCCCCAGAAACAaccaagaactgaaagaggctgcagtaaaggcctggaaaagcattttaaatgaagaatgcaacagtctggtgaagtcaatgggtcacaggcttgatgcagtgaTTACAAGTaaaggttatgccaccaaatattacatGTTGTTTAAGCTAATTTAATAAATTGtctattccaatacttttgctcacttgaaaagtgggtggcttcaaacaaaagctgcTCTATCctaagttgtttaacacatctagatgtaaataccatgaaataaaagctagaattctgaacttttgtttcatattcatcttttgatctgaaacccaaatgtcttcagtatacaacaaaaacaaaggaattgacattGCTGTTCCACTACTTTTGGAGGTGACTGTATAAATAATACCATAAATACCTGGCTGCTATTTCGCAGATTTTGTCTATTGCGGGGATGGTCTGCAAAGTAACCCCTGCACTAAATGAGGGATTgctgtatttgtatacaagcgcATAAAATGTGACGTACTCTAATACAGTGTAAAGCTAAATTCATGTGTACACACTACATGAGGTGATATCACAACAATATGGAGTGAGGCCATGCAGCAGTTGTGTGACAACTAATGTGatttttgttctctctttctCCGTCTGCACACTCATCAGCCTGTAAGGAGACCATCGCTTACTCCCCCTTCACCCAACACCATATCTTGGGAAGAGTACATCACTGCTGACAATGGAAAGTAGGTGCAGACAGAGGCAGTCACTTTGAGgcttattaagaaaaaaaaatatgaaaagagGAATTTGATTAGTCATACAGTCCCTTTATTGGGTTCTCCTGCATATTAAGAAGAGATCCAAGTCATAACTGAAGGTTCACCAACCACATACAGCACTGTTAGAGACTTAAAACCAGCACGGGTACAGGACTCTCTTATGTCTGATGTACTCTTTTGCTTCCAGTTTGCATTTCCACTGTCATTAACTAACATGTTTCAGCGGCCAGGCAAAATTAGTGAGAGACAACAATGGAAatttctgccggaggtgggagttgaaactccttctgacaggggattctgccagacgttcccagcagaccctcacaatacgtttgggcctgccaggtcggaccggcatcttcccccaccatcggagccaacacaccaccaggtggtgatcatttgacagctccgcccctctcttgtccaagacatgcggccgcaagtccgatgacacgaccacaaagtcgatcatcgaactgcgaccaagggtgtcctggtgccaagtgcacgtgtggacacacttatgcttgaacatggtgtttgttatggacaatctgtggtgagcacagaagtccaataacaggacaccactcgggttctgatcttgagggccgttcctcccaatcacgcctctccaggtctcactgtcattgcccacgtgagcattgaagtcccccaacagaacgatggagtccccagcgtgagcgctctccagcaccccctccaatgagtccaaaaagggtgggtactctgaactgctgtttggtgcataggcataaacaacagtcaggacccgtcccccccacccgaaggcggagggaggctaccctctcggccaccagggtgaaccccaatgtacaggcgccgagccagggagcaaaatgtatacccacacctgctctgcgcctctaACTGTGGGCAACTGTGGGATcggctcgccaaggtccctgctttcggtcaccgcccagctcacaatgcacccgacccatatggcccctcccacaggtggtgggcccatgggaagggcgacccacgttaccctttctagctgtgcccggccaccaagcgctctccttcgagccccacctccaggcctggctccagaggggggacccgcgtccgggcaagtgAAAACACAATCCAATATTTTTTCTcgtcataggggtctttggagccgtgctttgtctggtccttcacctCGGATgagtttgtcatgggtgaccctgccaggggcataaagccccagacaacttagctcctaggatcattggcgCCCAGCggtgaaggatgccgtcaagctgaggaaggcgtcctattgggcctttttggcctgtgggactcctgaggcagctgatgggtaccagctggccaagcggaatgcagctttggtggttgctgaggcaaaaactcggacgtgggaggagttcggtgaggccatggagaacgatatccgaacggcttcgaggaaattctggtctaccatccggcgtctcaggactggggaagcagtgcaccaccagcactgtgtatagtggggatggggcactgctgacttagacttcaaagacctcctcaattccaccgacacaccttcccatgaggaagcagagtctggggtctctgaagcgggctctcctatctctggggttgaggtcaccgaggtggttaaaaagctcctcggtggcaaggcccggAGTTTGTAAAGGTTCTGGattttgtggggctgtcctggttgacacgcctctgcaacatcgcgtggacatcggggacagtgcctctggattaggagactggggtggtggtcctcctTTTTGAAAAGGGGGAcctgagggtgtgttccaactacagggggatcacattcctcagcctccctggtgaggtctattcaggggtgctggagaggagggtccgtcgggaagtcgaatctcagattcaggaggagcagtgtggttttcgacctggctgtggaacagtggaccagctctacacccacctgtcagagtttggtcagcATTGCCAGCCGTTTCCGGTGacggttggactctgccaaggctgccctttgtcactgattctgttcagaacttttatggacagaatttctaggcgcagccgaggcgtagagggggtccggtttggtgacctcagtattgcatctctgctttttgcagatgatgtggttcttttggcttcatcaagccgtggtctcctctcactggagcggttcgcacccgagtgtgaagcggctgggatgagaatcaggaCCTCGAAATCTGATACCATagttctcagtcggaaaagggtggagtgacctctccgggtcggggatgagatcctgccccaagtggaggagttcaaatatgttggggtcttgttcagggaacgcctcggggtcccctcggaagagctggaggaagtggctggggagagggaagtctgggatcccctgctgaggctgctgcccctgcgacccagcctcggataagcggaggaaaatggatggatggatggatggatggacaacaatGGAAATTGGCAATTTCCTTTCATTGGCAAATTGGGGCAGAGGTCTCTGGTCTCTGACACGGCAGAGAAAGGACAAGAAGATATAGCAGGAAGACTCACCAAGAAAATTACAAATACCGGTACATAGAGATGCTAATTTATACACTTTAATCTTTTTTAACCATAGCGCTATCTGTTGGAATACGTTAGTTATGGCACTACCTCACATGTCCCGAGAGCAAAATGGATCCAATCCAGGAGCTGTATGAAAATGTAATCAGAGcggtattattttgaaaatacattGATTGTGGGTAATTTTCAGTGTTGTGGAACTCTACCTACTGAATAAAACTGAAAGCCCATAGATGTCCTCTATTGGACCTCATTTTATGGTCCAGATGTACTCAATGAAAACAGCTTATGTGACGAAATAATTGGTTCTGACTATAGAGGATGTCGTCAACATAAGATGACTTACTAACGGTGTGACTTGCGTGTTGTTGTCTGTCCACGCTCAGAGCTCCTCAGCTGGGCAGAGAACTGCTCTGCAAAGAGAGCAAGAAAAACTTCAAGGCCACCATAGCCATGAGTCAACACTTCCCCTTGAGCATTGACTCGTAAGTCCCCCCCCATGAGTTGACATGAACAACCTTTGGCTGAATTTACACTGCAGctccaagtgcccaattcacATTGatggtttcatttcaaatcataTTTACTAGTTATAAACAAACCATGCTGTGAATATGACTAATGAACTGCACTAGTAACTAAGTGGCTGGGTTGTGACATCTGACTGTTTGTTTTGCCTTCAGGTTGTTGAATGTTCTGGAGGTCATCGCACCCTTCAAGCACTTTAATAAACTCAGGGAGTTTGTGCAGATGAAGCTGCCTCCTGGCTTTCCTGTCAAACTCGGTAGGAAAACCACCTTGCATCTCCAAAGGCCTACGGATAGATAATACtacatataataatattttttccccatagaaaataacagaaatagaaataatctgttccggTGCCAAACTGTTGccgtcataaaacctttattaactgcacaGTCAAgttcaagtaacattttaatacGATCATAGAACGTGTAATTTACAAGAGAAGTATGTCAAAGAAGAAtgaatgtacagtggtgccttgagatattaGTTTCATCCACTCCGTGACTGGCcttataactcaaaacacttgtatctcaagtcttttctttccccattaaaatgaatggaaatgccactaatccattccagcctttacaaaaacgtgtttttttttgttttgttttttttataaatgtgttcTTCGTAACATAAATAGCACTCAATAATAATGTATGTTGTAAAAAACATGGTAATAATTACACAGAAGAATTAAAAAGTTTAGCCTCATTTTTTACTTCAATGTAATGGACAtattgctgctccttctggtgggtgcaccttggccacctgggggcagtataatgtaGACATGCATATATACATGGACCCGGTCACAACTGAGCCTCAAGTAagcagcagtaatattagtcattcttcgcagacaatttgtgggtattgttatagtatctgtctacatgtgttgcgccaccttttgtgttgaaatatgcGTTGttgaagggttataacacttTGACGCCGATGCTATTCATTAATGGGTCTATGAtgttttgacttgtttttttacgTTAAGCTACCGGTAAACGCACAGACTAAGGAATAACTATGtccttgttttaaatgcacagcatgcaattctctttgtttttatgtttagtttgatgaGTGGGAGCAGCATTAAAtggcttgaagcctcttttagCAAGAATAGTTCACTATCTTTCAAACTGCTGCtggttgtgaagtgagttgagttcactgccaccatattgATTGTATCTCAAACCTTTGCTCgcaggtcaaagcaaaatatcTGCCGAACGacggctcatatctcaaaaaccGGGTCACACGCATCTCAGGGCACCATTGCTTTTGTCTTGTGATACGGTGAAGCAGCAATAAATATAATATGACCATGTTGAATGTTTTCTTTACAGACATCCCAGTCTTTCCTACCATCACAGCCACCGTGACGTTTCAGGAGTTTCGCTACGACAGCTTTGACGAAACCATTTTTACTATCCCCAGCGAGTACAAAGAGGACCCCGGCCGCTTCCCGGACCTCTAACCCACCCTTCAACGGGCTGCTGGGATGGACGTTTATCTGGCAACGTTACACGACAAAAACATCAACTCTTCCCTGATAACCTTACGTTCACCGACTTCTCCCTTACCTCACATACTGTAGGTAAACGTCTCCACAGCCAGCTGGACAAAGGAATGTAGCTGGGATGATGCTGAGAACAGTATTTaaagccatgtttccaccaagTGGGATAGGAAGGATATGGCTCGATAGTTTGACACCATTGTAGTGCGACACAATGTAACTATTtacaactgtactgtatttaacgGTATCTTCTTCTTGCCATATGGATGACAAGCtttgtgagggggaaaaaaagcacaatttgtGTTGTTCTTAGTCAACCAATCAGCAAAGTGCATTGCATTTAGCTCCACCATTTAGGTACTATCCCACTGTGGCAGGGTGTGCTGAAAGGTTGTACAGTGCTTATCACTTTTTGAATACCCTTCCCATGTTTGATAAGCCAAACAGTACTACTTGGTGGAAACAGGTGTTGCTTGTCTAAGTTTGTAAATGGCGTGTGTGTTAAGTGAGGGGTTGTGAAACACCGATTTTGACTaagacaagtgtgtgtgtgtgtgtgtggtcctgGCCTGCTAACTCACAGCAATCGTATGATGCAGAGTTGTATATAAGCGAATACATGCTTAGCTTTGAAagaatttgtccttttttatgtatttaacatttaggcAGTTCCCCAGATGCACTCACAATCATTACAATACAAGTCACTGCACAGGGTGTTTCCCCAAAATATGACATCATTTCACAGTATAACAACATACTAAAGTCTTGCTTAAATTAGGTCAAATTTTAACGAGATGTGTAAAAACTAACCAAGTTTAATGTTAAACTTCAGTTTAgtgttagtttgtttttttcttttttaagggTGAGGAATGCTATTCACTAGCAATGAAACGGCATTTTGTGTTAGAATATgtccgagaaaaaaaaaaaaaaaaaaaaaagtcaaccaatagtgcagcgtgatttttgagaaaattcaataaaaatacactgaCTGGAAAGTGGATTTGGATAGAGCACAGAGTCCTAGTGGGTAAAGGAAAACATGTCACAAGCAGTATACATAATATTTGTAAAGTTTTCCAAAACTGATTATTCAATTGAGTTTATCTGGTTGAATATGATGTTGGAATTTTGATGAATCTTCTATATTCAATGTGAAgcctatttaattttgtttgcctGGGACATGTAGTTAAGTcggatatttttcaaatgatgtCAATTTTTGAGGAACGTCATGTACTCGTTATTTTTATTCATCCGTTTTCATGGAATTCACTAAATCGTTTGGCACATccactgcagttttttttgctttcacttcCTAAATGCACAAATCTAAACCTGAAATATGGCATTTCTAATGTTCTTACTGTTATTGATGCTGCAAATTATTTTATGGTACCAGGTAGTctgatttttttatgtcatcTTTATTAACTCCAAAACTGGGATTGTATGAGTAGGTGTTGCAgggaatgattattattattattattttttttttaaatcttcaacAAAAGCCTTTCTTCTAAACAATCTGTACATGTTCTCTGAATCGAAGTTTTTGTTTCCTCTGGTATGTGTCCTCTTGTGTTCAGCTCAACAagttgtgcatttaaaaaaaaaaaaaaaaattgtcacatgacTTGATCCAACAATATATTGGATTGTAACATGGTGGAAGTTGCTATTTTTGTATATagatgtttttaaagaaaatgtatctTAACACACTGACTTGTTCTTTCAAGAAGGTTGTGAATCAACAGTCGACCCACACATGCAGAAGATGGTGACAATTTGCTCCAATTTTATTAGTTTCCTTTGAAAACAATATCAAACTTCAACATACACATATAAAGGACTGGAACTGTGATGGGAAATGCTGAATAGTCAGAAAAAGTAGTACAGATGTCAAGACAAATAATCCTAACGAGTTTTTACAACAGTTGAAAACTGATGCAAGTAGTCTACTGTCACAGAGACACTTGAGCACAAAAAGTACATAATTAACTAACTATAACTCGTGTTATACATAAAGACCTACATTCTACACctccattttttaattatttttttacagttaacATTGTTTGTATTTGAATTGATCAGGCACAGTAATATGTATCCTACGTTAAAAATATCTTGTAAAGGGGGATCTTAGTCGCTCATGTCCATGTCTTCCTGATGGTGATCGTCTCCATTGACTTTGGACTTTTTGGGCGCGGGGCCTTGGCATCTCTCCATCTCGTCGAGACCTTTGGCCGATGAGGCAGAGTCGGAGTCACTCTTCCTCTCctcgtcatcctcctcctccacttccttTTCACTGCCATAGCCTTGCTCCTCTTCGTCGTAATCCCGTGTCACCTGAAAACAACGCATTTAAGTcacgtggttctgttggctgcTCTAATTCAAATAGAGCTAGTCATCCTAATGAACCTTGACATCGCCTTTGTCGCTGTCTGACTTGCGGTCACGCTCTTTGTCTTTGCTCTTCTTACTGGACAAGCGTTCTCTCTGCTCTCTGCTTTGGTCCCTGTGCTCTCTCCTCTCTCTATCTCGCTCCTTCTCACGATCCTtgtccttcttcttctccttcttgtgCCTTCACACACATAATTATTTAGTTGACGGAGGCAGATTAAAAAGGGCATGACAGCTCACCGTCTGAGCGATGGTGACCTGGTCAAGTGTTTCTTGGGAGACCTGGATACACTGCGGCTTCGCCTGTGCCTCCTGAAATAAGATCAGACAATGCGacaaattgacagaaaacaacagaTTTATCGTCTTTTACTGATGAACAGCACTCCATTGTTACTTGTAAGTAGGGTTGAGAATCGAGAAatgattggaaccgggactaatgttccggttctcccggaactgttaaaattttaaaatttcggttcccagtttcgatgcctagtcttCCAGCCGCGAAGAAGTAGTGGCGAAAAACAACGAAGATGCATGCgcacgatgacgtgcttgtgcccaacggcggctgCGCGAACAAGTgtcttaacattttttaaattaatgaccagtcgcctcagtgcaacgcttggaataagattacactgtgcaaaggaggctttcacgatgtgtagcgtgcTGAGCCTCAGCCGACACCGCGCGgggcttcagtgaagtcaactctcagtcaactgggtgagtgaaacaataaaatacatccatgccaacattgagacagctaacagcTAGTTACTTGcatttttgcactgatggtttttagcgtttattttagtcttcaaaccaacaaaaACGGCGATGACAAAAAAGCTTaatttaacattgggctaaaacgtCACTGTAGCAACTTTGCGTCAcgatgaattgggacaaaattcacctAAACGTTGTCTCAgaatcacaaacactaaccttgtgcctcatcggtgggtagggaaaggaatcattgttttatagcatttggttctatccattattattttttaaataaataaaatcaccggTGCAGTTTGAAGTTACTTTtagtgccaaaatgctgagttctggtgtgtacccttcaaaataaaaggctacaagcttaaaacaggaagttaaaacttgcacaaataaaccatttgatgtgatgaaaTAACTTTTAACAATGGTATATtaaacttttagctgaaacattaagtaatgaatattaagtcaattgggttggTTCCACACACTgacttttagttcataggtttgatagcaatactggttataaagaaccctgagtaaaatgttcattttagtctatgctgtgggcagctaagaaaatggatgttcataatttggacactttATATTTAAACCATgaaaacgtttttgacccagcccccaaaaagaatctgaatcgagaatcgtttggaaccggaataaGGAATCGGAAcgagaatcgctcaaattcaaacgatccCCAACCCTACTTGTAAGTTAACAGGGTATTAAACTGACTTGCACTGCTGTTTTTACCGGTTAACACTGCGAGACCTCCTTGCACTGCTGTAGCTCTTGGGTGGCGTCTTTGACCTCTTCTTGGACTTTTCCTCCTTCCTGTCTCTGTGTGCACAAAAGTTAACATCATGACATTACGTGATTAAATagaccgtaatttctcgtgtataatgcgcacccatgtataatacgcacccccaaagttcacctcaaaattctagaaaacccttctacccatttataatgcatttttacaatgcatgcttttgctTCTCCCCATgattaaaacaaactattatctgtattttgttattttttttcaaataattattctgaagttaagcactttatttgaacatgtaatacttttttttttatgtacttgcttttattttgaaattcaaagccctacttttatttagtaaattagaaaatacacagttgtgctcatgtttaattacccaggcagaatttgtaagatgggtacaattctttaaagaaaacatgaagggcctgCCGaaagacaattttattttaataggattcaaattaaacggtcaagcattgtcattaaacaaaacataaccataaagaaattaatgatgattgttgttcagtcatcagttgtatttaaaaaaaacatttcacaaattctgccaaggtatgtaaacttatgagcacaactgtacatatatacaggTCATAGgtacccttgtcatattggaGTGACAGTTTAGGCTACACCATTTtgataaccactaggtggcggtggcatattagaatgaaagtgtacacctttttcataacctctaggtggtggtggcatattggaattaaagtgtacagcttcttcataacctctagatggcggcatacatttataaaatgtgaaagtttttttccattttaccctatacccatgtattgacaatttttttggaaaatgattttgaattatACATGACAAATAAGCCCTGAATGCCAACACAAATCATTGAACTGTTTAACCCATGGTGTCAAACCCACTGCTCGGGGGCTACCTCCGCCCCGCTACATCATTTCAAGTgacccacgaaagcaaatcatgtgcattgaCTTCTTGTTTCTTGCTCATATACCAAAAgcgcaaattgtcttcacttttaataatgttgataAATTGCAAGCATTTGTTACCAATtcacttttcaaaataaactgaataatagttgaacaaacaagttttctttttactgaattctgatttcaaaagcagttatccatcaatcttttgtgtatatgtaataatatgaggcgatcataCATTCATATAGGTTGacggtcataacggccctccaatggaaaccataactacgatttGCCTGGCAACaaaattgagtttgacacccctggtttaagtCCTTAAGGGCAGCATGGTGAaaaagtggttagcacgtctactCTACGTTCTAAGGTTCGGGGTTCAGCTCTCcgtttcctgtgtggagtttgcatgttctccttgtgcttgcgtgggttttgtccaaCTACTccgtcttcctcccacattccaaaaatatgcatgttagcttcactgaggactctaaattgtccgaaagtgtgcatgtgagtgtgaatgctcaCTCACTAATGTTTCAGAGACAAAACACATTCTGTGAGACTGTGATTCCGTGTTAAAGGGGATATATTTTTGAATATTGACTCTTTAAttgtgccccgtgattggctggcgaccagtccagggtgtaccctgcctctcaccgaAAGTCAGCTCAGATTGGCTGCAACCCACACGTGGCCCTAATGATGACaagtgcaatagaaaatggatgactgtTTTAGCCACCATTAATTACAAGTCAATTGACATTTGCAGTAGTTAATACACAAGCAGCAGTGTACAAAGTACATTTGCGATGCGGACCTCGATCTGCTCCGGCGGCTTCTGTCTCGGGAGTGAGACCTCCTCCTCCGTGGGCTCTTGGACCTCCTCCTGTTCCTCGAACGGGACCTCCTCCGAGACTTGCTCTGGGAGCGCctgccagaaaaaaatatatttataatagtTTTAATTTATTCAGGCACTCAATCGGAACACAATTCAAGCTTTCACACCAACACTGTGGCAGAAATTCAAAGATACAAACAAGAAATACTGATGTCCCTCCATATATCGCACTTCACTTTTTGCATCTATATTGCATCCCAGATTTTTTATATCCTATCTATATCACAGATTGTTCGCTATATGgtgagtttttgcagtgattATTTCTCCCACAGAGCAATAAGCccaagccaggaggaaagagtgtgTAAAAGACAAAGAATGCCCAAAGTTTGTGACCATTTCACTGCACTGTGATACACTTTGCACTTAAGCAATAATAAAACATCTACGATTGTCAACAAGGTAACATCGAGGTTAGCATATTTAACATAGCCTATTATCTCTAGTTAGAAGATAACTGTCATGGCCCCACaaggtcaaggatagacacagcagccggtgcactttcaatcgtgACAGAGTTATTGTAAACACTCTGACTGAGTATTTTATCAGTTCATGTTCATACTTACTTGAT carries:
- the LOC133406172 gene encoding serine/arginine-rich splicing factor 11-like isoform X2 — its product is MSLLAPANAVAGVMPGGGLLPTPNPLTSVGGTPFGGVGAPNLEQMAAMGIGPNMNPQALSADFLKLIQSMDPKLNPLAAGLNLNPGLKNDGSNKEIEEAMKRVREAQSLISAAIEPGSKKDDKRKHSRSRSRSRRKRSRSRSRHRRSQSKSRRRSRSRNRRRSKSPRRRRSHSRDRSRRSRSRDRKEEKSKKRSKTPPKSYSSARRSRSVNRRHRRSRSVSRSPKKHLTRSPSLRRHKKEKKKDKDREKERDRERREHRDQSREQRERLSSKKSKDKERDRKSDSDKGDVKVTRDYDEEEQGYGSEKEVEEEDDEERKSDSDSASSAKGLDEMERCQGPAPKKSKVNGDDHHQEDMDMSD